One window from the genome of Nicotiana tomentosiformis chromosome 5, ASM39032v3, whole genome shotgun sequence encodes:
- the LOC138892236 gene encoding uncharacterized protein: protein MAEYGAFILEIRMVVDMNIKELLVIGDSDLLIHQVQREWSTKNVKILPYLQCVKELCKKFTKIEFKNVPRIQNEFVDALATLSSMIQHPDKNYIDTIEVDIRDQHAYCFHVNKELDGKPWSHDIKKFLAT, encoded by the coding sequence ATGGCTGAATACGGAgcattcatccttgaaatcagAATGGTTGTTgacatgaacatcaaagaacttttggtcataggagattccgatttgttgatacaccaagtccaaagagaatggtccaccaagaatgtcaagatactACCGTACCTGCAATGCGTGAAGGAGCtgtgcaagaagttcacaaagattgagttcaagAACGTCCCcaggattcagaatgagtttgtTGACGCCCTTGCAACCCTATCATCTATGATTCAGCATCCAGATAAGAACTACATCGACACTATCGAGGTAGATATCAGAGATCAACATGCCTATTGCTTCCATGTAAATAAAGAACTAGATGGTAAACCATGGTCTCATGACATCAAGAAATTCCTTGCGACCTAG